DNA from Trachemys scripta elegans isolate TJP31775 chromosome 15, CAS_Tse_1.0, whole genome shotgun sequence:
CTGTAAAGTACCTTGAGATCTATGGCTGAAGTGTGCTACAGAACTGCAAACTAGGGCCATCTTCCAAACATCCGGAATGAGGGGTTTAAGGATAAACtacttaaatatttctgtttatttgcTACTAGTTTATCACTAAaccaaaacagtttttaaaattatgagttaaaaaggaaaacattccCCTTTTTTGTCTCACAGTTTAGTAACTAATTTTCCTTTGAACTGTAGATCCCCATCCtcttataaaaaaaaccccagaataTTTGTACTTTGCTAATAATTGACAGTTTTAGTAATGGAATTCTCCAAACCATTTGAAACATTGAGAATGTTAACCTTGGGAGCCCTTCAACCCATTCTCAAATAACTCTAAAAATACCATTTCGGTTTTGCATCCTTCCGTGAGTGTGCCTCAGAACAGAGTGAGCCTGGTGTCTCCATAAAGTTGTttcaaacttaaaacaaaaacaaataaatcattGGTTAGGTCTGATGGTTTTTATGCTGTTGTACAGTATACAGGCTAagtataaaaacaaacatttcaatagTGCACTTTTTGTGCAGTGTATTATTTTTACACCTTAGTAAGGCGTTTTAACAGCCTTGTACAAAAGGCACCATAGTGCAAAGTATTAATTAGTGTAAGCTTAATATTAACCATTCAATTTCTAAACACCAAAACAGGAGCCTGCTTTCCATTAGGACAGTGTTCATACTCTCTCCATGAAGACTTACACAATAGTTTTTCAATTGGTGTTTTCTTTCCACAGTAAGTTATATATTAGGACCATTTGAAACTGTTAAAAAGAATGAAGAAAAGGAGACAAATCAAAATACAGgattaataaaataaagtttgTTGGGAATTTTGTAATAGTGGAGagaaatgtaacaaaaatatgaACACAATTTGATCAGGACCACCTGAAAAAAGTTCTCTCATAGGTTATCTTAACACATCTGCATTATTTTCAATGCTGCCATAAGAAAGGCTTTGTCATGAAAGTTAGAGTCTGTGTATGAAATGCTACATACACACCATCAAGACTTCAAAGGAACAttgacattttaaacattaacagcCAATACATATTGCTGGAGGTTTATAATTAGTATCTTTTTTCATTAATATTGATTAATAATGCAGACTGTAGCCTGTGCTTTTGTCCACATATACAGTTATAGTAAATGGAGTAGTACTTAGAAGCAAGCAGTCAGGTACACCTAGATTTGGCCACAGCATTTAGTAATTATATACTTTGCAATATGAACAGAGAGTCTCATTTGTGTTTCATTGAAGTAGGCTAATTATTAATGACAGATCTGGAAAAAATTTGGCATGCATGGGGCATTAAAAGAAACTTTACTGCAGATGAGATTTATCCTATTTGATCACAGTGCATAAACAGCAACAGAATAATAGAGCATCACATCAATCATTTCACTTATACAGTTCTGTCTGTCCCTGAATGCTTTCGGACCACTTTACTTCCATTGACCTGATCCACTGCTAATGTTTCAACCTCAGGCTGAGGCTGGGATGTTGTTACATGGTGAATTCGATGTGCCACACCAATATGTGCCTTGTGCTGCTTCTCTTTTGCTGGACTGTGTGATTGGCCTGATGTGCGTTCTGAAGCAATGGGTGGAATAACTAAAGGCCTCTCTTTGATCAGGTGGATCTCTGCAGTTTCCCTGGCCAATAAAAATGGAGTGGGATCAGGCATAGCATCAACAGGCTCCCGCAACAGCAGCTTTCGACTATCCGATCCTAATCTATAGGCCTCTTCAAACTCCGGGTTTAGTGGTGTTGACAGACTCTTTTTCATTCTGCGCCGGGGAGTCTCAGGTAGCTTATCTTTGGGAGGAGCTGGCTTGTAGTTGGACAATACTGGACTTCCAGATGGGGTGGCATCAGAAGTCCCACTTGAACTCATAAGCTTTTTCTTGGTAGCATGCAGTTGTGACGTTAGATATGCAATAGTGCTTGCTCGCTGCTCTAGTTCACTTGACAGCATATTTAGCTTATGgcttttcatttttaactcttctaaatatttcttttctctttctttgatgGTGTTTTCCAGCACCATTATCATTGCAGTCTTTTGTTCCAGTTCCTTtaataattcattattttcaGCTTCTTTGACTTTCAGCTGAGCTTCAAGTGCTTCACATTTTCTTTTGAGTTCATCGCTTCTTGAATTACCATTTTCTAGAAGAACAGGAAAAGTAAATGGTTTCAAGCTAATTATAGCCGCTAGGTAAAAATGAGCAATGCAACTCCTTTCTTTAAAATTCATTCTCAGAACGTAAGAATATCCCAAAGACTAACTTCTGGAAATACCCTGACCACTTTATAGTTTAAAAGCTAACACGATAGCTCTTAGTTCAACAAAAAATTAGATACAAGATCAATGCCACATTCAGCAGCTTAGGATGGGCAAATCCTGCAAGGCCACCAAGAGTAACAAGAACTCATTAACCTGGCTAGGAGAATGCCTGGCTGTACCACATTAGAAAGTCTATAAATGTTATGGTGAGCTAATACTTAGAAGAGTGCTCTTCAAGTCAGAACGCTTGGGCACTATTCCTGGCTGCCCCACTGCCATGGCGTgacaccttgggcaaatcacttaatctcttcaTATTCATCTTATCCTTCTGTAAAATAGGTACAATCAAATACTGAACACAAAGGCATGTTGTGAGGCCTAACTGTACCCTTTTCCTAGTCTAGGGGTTATCCCCAGCAAACATTACTGTCGTAACTATCAGAAGCTGAAGCACAGCACATCTGAAATGCCTGGCAGTTTTCTCCAGATCTGTGATGCAGCTACAGTAGTCGCACAGTTTCAAGAATGTGATTTATGGGCAGAGTGAGAGTATTTATAGTTTCTGTCTTCTTGTATTGGAAAAGGGAAATGATGCTTTggtggttaaaacaaacaaatgggggTCAGcagttctgggttctattcctggtcctTCCATAGGCTTCTTTTGTGACCCTGGGATAGGAACACTTCACAAGCACTCAGAAATTAAGCTTAGCAAGTAAGAAAGCATTTGGGGATCCTGGGTTGGAAGGCACTATAAATTCTAACTGAAAAGTATTATTATATACGTgcgttataaaaaaaaaatgcatgcctaccccacacacacccccccccccccccacacacacaccccacaccaaAGATGGAAGATGTTAACCAGACCATGAAAAGCATCACCTGCACTGCATTTCTTACCTGCCAGGTCCGAACTTTTCAGAGTCAGCTCATAGGTCAAATCTAAAAAAgaaacctgttttattttttggacATTACATATGATTAAAATAGAGCATATCTGCAAAGAGGTTAGAACTGTCTTTTGCATTCATAGATGTTTCTAGTAACAAAAGGCTGCTTCAACAGATTTAAAAAGCCAGTGACTTAAAGAAAGCTACAGAAAATGCTCCCCAAACTACCCCTGTATCCTGCAGCTGCACATGTTAATTTTTGGGTTtaattttattgaattaagtgtTTGTTTATTATGTAAATACTTAAAATGATTTTCATGACTAAAACTGAAGAGTAAAATCTGTTCTGTCCAGTTGTTCACTTATTAGCATTGTTTGCCATTGATTAGTTTAATAGGCTATATTTTGCTTGAGC
Protein-coding regions in this window:
- the CCDC92 gene encoding coiled-coil domain-containing protein 92 isoform X2 — protein: MAASNLENQLHSAQKNLLFLQREHANTLKGLHAEIRRLQQHCTDLTYELTLKSSDLAENGNSRSDELKRKCEALEAQLKVKEAENNELLKELEQKTAMIMVLENTIKEREKKYLEELKMKSHKLNMLSSELEQRASTIAYLTSQLHATKKKLMSSSGTSDATPSGSPVLSNYKPAPPKDKLPETPRRRMKKSLSTPLNPEFEEAYRLGSDSRKLLLREPVDAMPDPTPFLLARETAEIHLIKERPLVIPPIASERTSGQSHSPAKEKQHKAHIGVAHRIHHVTTSQPQPEVETLAVDQVNGSKVVRKHSGTDRTV
- the CCDC92 gene encoding coiled-coil domain-containing protein 92 isoform X1, encoding MIYGLPTKVITHNIWFLDVRMAASNLENQLHSAQKNLLFLQREHANTLKGLHAEIRRLQQHCTDLTYELTLKSSDLAENGNSRSDELKRKCEALEAQLKVKEAENNELLKELEQKTAMIMVLENTIKEREKKYLEELKMKSHKLNMLSSELEQRASTIAYLTSQLHATKKKLMSSSGTSDATPSGSPVLSNYKPAPPKDKLPETPRRRMKKSLSTPLNPEFEEAYRLGSDSRKLLLREPVDAMPDPTPFLLARETAEIHLIKERPLVIPPIASERTSGQSHSPAKEKQHKAHIGVAHRIHHVTTSQPQPEVETLAVDQVNGSKVVRKHSGTDRTV